The following are encoded together in the Oncorhynchus gorbuscha isolate QuinsamMale2020 ecotype Even-year linkage group LG03, OgorEven_v1.0, whole genome shotgun sequence genome:
- the LOC124031422 gene encoding prickle-like protein 2 isoform X1 yields MFTRSSKKRESSRSLNTLDEPERGQPCNVCGDQCPGFTLHKWRKICVHCKCRLEEHVMTAVPLEMEKTVTKLMYDFQRNSTSDDDSGCALEEYAWVPPGLKPEQVHHYYSSLPEDKVPYVNSPGEKHRIKQLLHQLPPHDNEVRYCNTLDDEEKRELKLFSNQRKRENLGRGNVRPFPVTMTGAICEQCGGQINGGDIAVFASRAGHGVCWHPGCFVCSMCDELLVDLIYFYQEGKIYCGRHHAERLKPRCSACDEIIFADECTEAEGRHWHMKHFCCFECETVLGGQRYIMKEGRPYCCSCFESLYAEYCDSCGEHIGIDQGQMTYDGQHWHATEGCFCCARCKSSLLGRPFLPKHGQIFCSRSCSLGEEPNGSDSSDSAFQSARSTRESRRSSKAGKNGGQAGRCSGEVDPLSLQMDLLSLSSQTPSLTREPPAWKSQGQGRDTYPYEGRSNPTATPTPLHLLSQCNVRTAYNSTSPGQGNQPNHRSKETGVTKRPPISALKGRSMNENWFHQSSEDYYPPKLKPQQSFDVPHGLSYHNGFSDKRSVSLHVFQKDREVGPPQMGRSRNPISALSFTEQLTPLEQTPRGSMESLALSNATGTSADGGGKRQEHLSRFSMPDLSKDSGMNVSEKSNMGTLNSSVQFHSSDSMHSLTSGQPYMELEPPVHVQYPLQYCEPPGLGMGMSHLPAGFTYQEEDRVSLVSSANAARLPPISERTRRRGEGPGMAAPEDTPQRRRHNHHRSRRSRRSRSENALHLAAERRERPQLRVREDYDQFPPPRGTRDTFGSAGGRCRGPEPFRQCPRTTSDLTLQKPSAHRRLAGPYSWDDYEDEDEWCSTCSSSSESEDEGYFLGEPIPRPVQLRYLSSQELLHKYSSTGVGGPHQMSGRGGQLHTRKRRKSKNCIIS; encoded by the exons GAAGATCTGTGTCCATTGTAAGTGCAGGCTTGAGGAGCATGTGATGACGGCCGTGCCTCTAGAGATGGAGAAGACCGTCACTAAGCTGATGTATGACTTCCAGAGGAACTCCACCTCAGACGACGACTCAGGCTGCGCGCTGGAGGAGTATGCCTGGGTGCCCCCGGGGCTCAAACCTGAACAG GTTCATCACTACTACAGCTCCCTGCCCGAGGACAAGGTTCCCTATGTGAACAGCCCAGGAGAGAAGCACCGCATCAAACAACTCCTCCATCAGCTGCCCCCACACGACAATGAG GTTCGTTACTGTAACACTTTGGACGATGAAGAGAAGAGGGAGCTCAAACTCTTCAGTAACCAACGGAAACGGGAGAATCTGGGCCGCGGCAATGTGAGACCATTTCCCGTGACGATGACTGGAGCGATCTGTGAGCAG tgtggAGGGCAGATAAACGGAGGTGACATTGCAGTGTTTGCGTCGCGGGCGGGCCACGGCGTGTGTTGGCACCCTGGCTGCTTCGTGTGCAGCATGTGTGACGAGCTGCTGGTGGACCTCATCTACTTCTACCAGGAAGGGAAGATCTACTGTGGTCGGCACCACGCAGAGAGACTCAAACCACGCTGCTCTGCCTGCGACGAG ATCATCTTTGCGGACGAGTGCACGGAGGCGGAGGGCAGGCACTGGCACATGAAGCACTTCTGCTGTTTCGAGTGTGAGACGGTGCTGGGCGGCCAGCGGTACATCATGAAGGAGGGCCGGCCCTACTGCTGCAGCTGTTTCGAGTCCCTCTACGCAGAGTACTGTGACTCCTGCGGGGAGCACATCG GCATTGACCAGGGCCAGATGACATATGACGGGCAGCACTGGCACGCCACAGAGGGCTGTTTCTGCTGTGCCCGCTGTAAGAGCTCCCTCCTAGGTCGCCCCTTCCTGCCCAAACATGGACAGATCTTCTGCTCGCGCTCCTGCAGCCTGGGGGAGGAGCCTAACGGGTCAGACTCCTCAGACTCCGCCTTCCAGAGCGCACGCTCCACTCGAGAGTCCCGCCGCAGCTCCAAGGCTGGAAAGAACGGGGGTCAGGCAGGGAGGTGTTCGGGTGAGGTGGACCCTCTCTCCTTACAGATGGACCTGCTGAGTCTGTCTAGCCAGACGCCCAGTTTGACCCGCGAGCCGCCCGCATGGAAGAGCCAGGGACAGGGGCGTGACACGTACCCCTACGAGGGCCGATCAAACCCCACAGCAACACCCACCCCACTCCATCTGCTCAGCCAATGCAACGTCAGGACTGCATATAACTCCACCTCCCCCGGGCAGGGCAACCAACCAAACCACAGGTCCAAGGAGACGGGTGTCACCAAGAGGCCACCCATCTCAGCCCTGAAAGGCCGCTCTATGAATGAGAACTGGTTCCATCAGAGTTCAGAGGACTACTATCCCCCCAAACTGAAACCCCAGCAAAGCTTTGACGTACCCCACGGCTTGTCCTACCACAACGGCTTCTCTGACAAGCGCTCGGTCAGTCTGCATGTGTTCCAGAAGGACAGGGAGGTGGGGCCTCCCCAGATGGGGCGCAGCAGGAACCCCATCAGCGCACTTAGCTTCACGGAGCAGCTCACTCCCCTAGAGCAGACACCCAGGGGTTCCATGGAGTCACTAGCCCTGTCCAACGCTACAG GAACGTCAGCAGACGGAGGAGGGAAGCGCCAGGAGCACCTGTCTCGTTTCTCCATGCCAGACCTGAGCAAAGACTCTGGCATGAACGTGTCAGAGAAGagcaacatgggcaccctcaaCTCCTCGGTCCAGTTCCACAGCTCTGACTCCATGCACAGCCTCACCTCAGGCCAGCCCTACATGGAGCTGGAGCCCCCAGTGCATGTGCAGTATCCTCTGCAGTACTGTGAGCCCCCAGGCCTGGGGATGGGTATGAGCCACCTGCCAGCCGGCTTCACCTACCAGGAGGAGGACAGGGTCAGCCTGGTGAGCAGCGCCAACGCTGCCCGCCTCCCGCCCATCAGCGAGCGCACGCGGAGACGAGGAGAGGGCCCGGGCATGGCTGCCCCTGAAGACACCCCTCAGCGCCGGAGACACAATCACCACCGCTCCCGTCGCTCCAGACGCTCCCGATCGGAGAACGCCCTGCACCTGGCCGCTGAGCGCAGGGAGAGGCCCCAGCTGAGAGTCAGAGAGGACTATGACCAGTTTCCCCCTCCGCGGGGCACTAGGGACACATTTGGGAGTGCAGGGGGGAGGTGCAGGGGGCCGGAGCCATTCAGGCAGTGCCCTCGCACCACCTCTGACCTCACCCTGCAGAAGCCCAGTGCCCACCGCCGTCTCGCCGGGCCCTACTCCTGGGACGACTACGAGGATGAGGACGAGTGGTGCTCCACCTGCTCTTCATCGTCTGAGTCGGAGGACGAGGGTTACTTCCTGGGAGAGCCCATTCCTAGGCCCGTGCAGCTGAGGTACCTGAGCAGCCAAGAGCTCCTCCACAAGTACAGCTCCACGGGGGTGGGCGGTCCGCACCAAATGAGCGGCAGAGGGGGACAGCTGCACACCCGCAAACGCCGGAAAAGCAAGAACTGCATAATCTCTTAA
- the LOC124031422 gene encoding prickle-like protein 2 isoform X2, translated as MTAVPLEMEKTVTKLMYDFQRNSTSDDDSGCALEEYAWVPPGLKPEQVHHYYSSLPEDKVPYVNSPGEKHRIKQLLHQLPPHDNEVRYCNTLDDEEKRELKLFSNQRKRENLGRGNVRPFPVTMTGAICEQCGGQINGGDIAVFASRAGHGVCWHPGCFVCSMCDELLVDLIYFYQEGKIYCGRHHAERLKPRCSACDEIIFADECTEAEGRHWHMKHFCCFECETVLGGQRYIMKEGRPYCCSCFESLYAEYCDSCGEHIGIDQGQMTYDGQHWHATEGCFCCARCKSSLLGRPFLPKHGQIFCSRSCSLGEEPNGSDSSDSAFQSARSTRESRRSSKAGKNGGQAGRCSGEVDPLSLQMDLLSLSSQTPSLTREPPAWKSQGQGRDTYPYEGRSNPTATPTPLHLLSQCNVRTAYNSTSPGQGNQPNHRSKETGVTKRPPISALKGRSMNENWFHQSSEDYYPPKLKPQQSFDVPHGLSYHNGFSDKRSVSLHVFQKDREVGPPQMGRSRNPISALSFTEQLTPLEQTPRGSMESLALSNATGTSADGGGKRQEHLSRFSMPDLSKDSGMNVSEKSNMGTLNSSVQFHSSDSMHSLTSGQPYMELEPPVHVQYPLQYCEPPGLGMGMSHLPAGFTYQEEDRVSLVSSANAARLPPISERTRRRGEGPGMAAPEDTPQRRRHNHHRSRRSRRSRSENALHLAAERRERPQLRVREDYDQFPPPRGTRDTFGSAGGRCRGPEPFRQCPRTTSDLTLQKPSAHRRLAGPYSWDDYEDEDEWCSTCSSSSESEDEGYFLGEPIPRPVQLRYLSSQELLHKYSSTGVGGPHQMSGRGGQLHTRKRRKSKNCIIS; from the exons ATGACGGCCGTGCCTCTAGAGATGGAGAAGACCGTCACTAAGCTGATGTATGACTTCCAGAGGAACTCCACCTCAGACGACGACTCAGGCTGCGCGCTGGAGGAGTATGCCTGGGTGCCCCCGGGGCTCAAACCTGAACAG GTTCATCACTACTACAGCTCCCTGCCCGAGGACAAGGTTCCCTATGTGAACAGCCCAGGAGAGAAGCACCGCATCAAACAACTCCTCCATCAGCTGCCCCCACACGACAATGAG GTTCGTTACTGTAACACTTTGGACGATGAAGAGAAGAGGGAGCTCAAACTCTTCAGTAACCAACGGAAACGGGAGAATCTGGGCCGCGGCAATGTGAGACCATTTCCCGTGACGATGACTGGAGCGATCTGTGAGCAG tgtggAGGGCAGATAAACGGAGGTGACATTGCAGTGTTTGCGTCGCGGGCGGGCCACGGCGTGTGTTGGCACCCTGGCTGCTTCGTGTGCAGCATGTGTGACGAGCTGCTGGTGGACCTCATCTACTTCTACCAGGAAGGGAAGATCTACTGTGGTCGGCACCACGCAGAGAGACTCAAACCACGCTGCTCTGCCTGCGACGAG ATCATCTTTGCGGACGAGTGCACGGAGGCGGAGGGCAGGCACTGGCACATGAAGCACTTCTGCTGTTTCGAGTGTGAGACGGTGCTGGGCGGCCAGCGGTACATCATGAAGGAGGGCCGGCCCTACTGCTGCAGCTGTTTCGAGTCCCTCTACGCAGAGTACTGTGACTCCTGCGGGGAGCACATCG GCATTGACCAGGGCCAGATGACATATGACGGGCAGCACTGGCACGCCACAGAGGGCTGTTTCTGCTGTGCCCGCTGTAAGAGCTCCCTCCTAGGTCGCCCCTTCCTGCCCAAACATGGACAGATCTTCTGCTCGCGCTCCTGCAGCCTGGGGGAGGAGCCTAACGGGTCAGACTCCTCAGACTCCGCCTTCCAGAGCGCACGCTCCACTCGAGAGTCCCGCCGCAGCTCCAAGGCTGGAAAGAACGGGGGTCAGGCAGGGAGGTGTTCGGGTGAGGTGGACCCTCTCTCCTTACAGATGGACCTGCTGAGTCTGTCTAGCCAGACGCCCAGTTTGACCCGCGAGCCGCCCGCATGGAAGAGCCAGGGACAGGGGCGTGACACGTACCCCTACGAGGGCCGATCAAACCCCACAGCAACACCCACCCCACTCCATCTGCTCAGCCAATGCAACGTCAGGACTGCATATAACTCCACCTCCCCCGGGCAGGGCAACCAACCAAACCACAGGTCCAAGGAGACGGGTGTCACCAAGAGGCCACCCATCTCAGCCCTGAAAGGCCGCTCTATGAATGAGAACTGGTTCCATCAGAGTTCAGAGGACTACTATCCCCCCAAACTGAAACCCCAGCAAAGCTTTGACGTACCCCACGGCTTGTCCTACCACAACGGCTTCTCTGACAAGCGCTCGGTCAGTCTGCATGTGTTCCAGAAGGACAGGGAGGTGGGGCCTCCCCAGATGGGGCGCAGCAGGAACCCCATCAGCGCACTTAGCTTCACGGAGCAGCTCACTCCCCTAGAGCAGACACCCAGGGGTTCCATGGAGTCACTAGCCCTGTCCAACGCTACAG GAACGTCAGCAGACGGAGGAGGGAAGCGCCAGGAGCACCTGTCTCGTTTCTCCATGCCAGACCTGAGCAAAGACTCTGGCATGAACGTGTCAGAGAAGagcaacatgggcaccctcaaCTCCTCGGTCCAGTTCCACAGCTCTGACTCCATGCACAGCCTCACCTCAGGCCAGCCCTACATGGAGCTGGAGCCCCCAGTGCATGTGCAGTATCCTCTGCAGTACTGTGAGCCCCCAGGCCTGGGGATGGGTATGAGCCACCTGCCAGCCGGCTTCACCTACCAGGAGGAGGACAGGGTCAGCCTGGTGAGCAGCGCCAACGCTGCCCGCCTCCCGCCCATCAGCGAGCGCACGCGGAGACGAGGAGAGGGCCCGGGCATGGCTGCCCCTGAAGACACCCCTCAGCGCCGGAGACACAATCACCACCGCTCCCGTCGCTCCAGACGCTCCCGATCGGAGAACGCCCTGCACCTGGCCGCTGAGCGCAGGGAGAGGCCCCAGCTGAGAGTCAGAGAGGACTATGACCAGTTTCCCCCTCCGCGGGGCACTAGGGACACATTTGGGAGTGCAGGGGGGAGGTGCAGGGGGCCGGAGCCATTCAGGCAGTGCCCTCGCACCACCTCTGACCTCACCCTGCAGAAGCCCAGTGCCCACCGCCGTCTCGCCGGGCCCTACTCCTGGGACGACTACGAGGATGAGGACGAGTGGTGCTCCACCTGCTCTTCATCGTCTGAGTCGGAGGACGAGGGTTACTTCCTGGGAGAGCCCATTCCTAGGCCCGTGCAGCTGAGGTACCTGAGCAGCCAAGAGCTCCTCCACAAGTACAGCTCCACGGGGGTGGGCGGTCCGCACCAAATGAGCGGCAGAGGGGGACAGCTGCACACCCGCAAACGCCGGAAAAGCAAGAACTGCATAATCTCTTAA
- the LOC124031422 gene encoding prickle-like protein 2 isoform X3 translates to MTGAICEQCGGQINGGDIAVFASRAGHGVCWHPGCFVCSMCDELLVDLIYFYQEGKIYCGRHHAERLKPRCSACDEIIFADECTEAEGRHWHMKHFCCFECETVLGGQRYIMKEGRPYCCSCFESLYAEYCDSCGEHIGIDQGQMTYDGQHWHATEGCFCCARCKSSLLGRPFLPKHGQIFCSRSCSLGEEPNGSDSSDSAFQSARSTRESRRSSKAGKNGGQAGRCSGEVDPLSLQMDLLSLSSQTPSLTREPPAWKSQGQGRDTYPYEGRSNPTATPTPLHLLSQCNVRTAYNSTSPGQGNQPNHRSKETGVTKRPPISALKGRSMNENWFHQSSEDYYPPKLKPQQSFDVPHGLSYHNGFSDKRSVSLHVFQKDREVGPPQMGRSRNPISALSFTEQLTPLEQTPRGSMESLALSNATGTSADGGGKRQEHLSRFSMPDLSKDSGMNVSEKSNMGTLNSSVQFHSSDSMHSLTSGQPYMELEPPVHVQYPLQYCEPPGLGMGMSHLPAGFTYQEEDRVSLVSSANAARLPPISERTRRRGEGPGMAAPEDTPQRRRHNHHRSRRSRRSRSENALHLAAERRERPQLRVREDYDQFPPPRGTRDTFGSAGGRCRGPEPFRQCPRTTSDLTLQKPSAHRRLAGPYSWDDYEDEDEWCSTCSSSSESEDEGYFLGEPIPRPVQLRYLSSQELLHKYSSTGVGGPHQMSGRGGQLHTRKRRKSKNCIIS, encoded by the exons ATGACTGGAGCGATCTGTGAGCAG tgtggAGGGCAGATAAACGGAGGTGACATTGCAGTGTTTGCGTCGCGGGCGGGCCACGGCGTGTGTTGGCACCCTGGCTGCTTCGTGTGCAGCATGTGTGACGAGCTGCTGGTGGACCTCATCTACTTCTACCAGGAAGGGAAGATCTACTGTGGTCGGCACCACGCAGAGAGACTCAAACCACGCTGCTCTGCCTGCGACGAG ATCATCTTTGCGGACGAGTGCACGGAGGCGGAGGGCAGGCACTGGCACATGAAGCACTTCTGCTGTTTCGAGTGTGAGACGGTGCTGGGCGGCCAGCGGTACATCATGAAGGAGGGCCGGCCCTACTGCTGCAGCTGTTTCGAGTCCCTCTACGCAGAGTACTGTGACTCCTGCGGGGAGCACATCG GCATTGACCAGGGCCAGATGACATATGACGGGCAGCACTGGCACGCCACAGAGGGCTGTTTCTGCTGTGCCCGCTGTAAGAGCTCCCTCCTAGGTCGCCCCTTCCTGCCCAAACATGGACAGATCTTCTGCTCGCGCTCCTGCAGCCTGGGGGAGGAGCCTAACGGGTCAGACTCCTCAGACTCCGCCTTCCAGAGCGCACGCTCCACTCGAGAGTCCCGCCGCAGCTCCAAGGCTGGAAAGAACGGGGGTCAGGCAGGGAGGTGTTCGGGTGAGGTGGACCCTCTCTCCTTACAGATGGACCTGCTGAGTCTGTCTAGCCAGACGCCCAGTTTGACCCGCGAGCCGCCCGCATGGAAGAGCCAGGGACAGGGGCGTGACACGTACCCCTACGAGGGCCGATCAAACCCCACAGCAACACCCACCCCACTCCATCTGCTCAGCCAATGCAACGTCAGGACTGCATATAACTCCACCTCCCCCGGGCAGGGCAACCAACCAAACCACAGGTCCAAGGAGACGGGTGTCACCAAGAGGCCACCCATCTCAGCCCTGAAAGGCCGCTCTATGAATGAGAACTGGTTCCATCAGAGTTCAGAGGACTACTATCCCCCCAAACTGAAACCCCAGCAAAGCTTTGACGTACCCCACGGCTTGTCCTACCACAACGGCTTCTCTGACAAGCGCTCGGTCAGTCTGCATGTGTTCCAGAAGGACAGGGAGGTGGGGCCTCCCCAGATGGGGCGCAGCAGGAACCCCATCAGCGCACTTAGCTTCACGGAGCAGCTCACTCCCCTAGAGCAGACACCCAGGGGTTCCATGGAGTCACTAGCCCTGTCCAACGCTACAG GAACGTCAGCAGACGGAGGAGGGAAGCGCCAGGAGCACCTGTCTCGTTTCTCCATGCCAGACCTGAGCAAAGACTCTGGCATGAACGTGTCAGAGAAGagcaacatgggcaccctcaaCTCCTCGGTCCAGTTCCACAGCTCTGACTCCATGCACAGCCTCACCTCAGGCCAGCCCTACATGGAGCTGGAGCCCCCAGTGCATGTGCAGTATCCTCTGCAGTACTGTGAGCCCCCAGGCCTGGGGATGGGTATGAGCCACCTGCCAGCCGGCTTCACCTACCAGGAGGAGGACAGGGTCAGCCTGGTGAGCAGCGCCAACGCTGCCCGCCTCCCGCCCATCAGCGAGCGCACGCGGAGACGAGGAGAGGGCCCGGGCATGGCTGCCCCTGAAGACACCCCTCAGCGCCGGAGACACAATCACCACCGCTCCCGTCGCTCCAGACGCTCCCGATCGGAGAACGCCCTGCACCTGGCCGCTGAGCGCAGGGAGAGGCCCCAGCTGAGAGTCAGAGAGGACTATGACCAGTTTCCCCCTCCGCGGGGCACTAGGGACACATTTGGGAGTGCAGGGGGGAGGTGCAGGGGGCCGGAGCCATTCAGGCAGTGCCCTCGCACCACCTCTGACCTCACCCTGCAGAAGCCCAGTGCCCACCGCCGTCTCGCCGGGCCCTACTCCTGGGACGACTACGAGGATGAGGACGAGTGGTGCTCCACCTGCTCTTCATCGTCTGAGTCGGAGGACGAGGGTTACTTCCTGGGAGAGCCCATTCCTAGGCCCGTGCAGCTGAGGTACCTGAGCAGCCAAGAGCTCCTCCACAAGTACAGCTCCACGGGGGTGGGCGGTCCGCACCAAATGAGCGGCAGAGGGGGACAGCTGCACACCCGCAAACGCCGGAAAAGCAAGAACTGCATAATCTCTTAA